One window of Microbacterium sp. Root61 genomic DNA carries:
- a CDS encoding glutamine synthetase family protein, translating to MDKQRDFVLRTIEERGVKFVRLWFTDVIGTLKSVAIAPAEVEGAFTEGLGFDGSAIEGLSRSYESDLLAHPDPTTFQILPWRGEIDPTARMFCDITTPDGQPAVADPRHVLKRTLAKAADAGFTFYTHPEIEFYLLKSSQYGPDGPEPVDSAGYFDNVPGGTAHDFRRRSVRMLEDLGISVEFSHHEGGPGQNEIDLRYADALATADNIMTFRTVIKEVAIEQGVYATFMPKPLGGKPGSGMHTHMSLFEGDVNAFYQEGAQYQLSQVGRQFIAGLLRHANEISAVTNQFVNSYKRLWGGDEAPSFICWGHNNRSALVRVPLYKPNKGQSSRVEYRALDSAANPYLAYALMLAAGLKGIEEGYELPPEAEDNVWSLTDAERRASGYAPLPASLDHALEYMQESELVAETLGEQVFNYVLLNKRKEWQEYRSQVTPFELKSNLEML from the coding sequence ATGGACAAGCAGCGTGACTTCGTTCTTCGCACGATCGAGGAACGAGGAGTGAAGTTCGTTCGGCTCTGGTTCACGGATGTGATCGGCACTCTGAAATCGGTGGCGATCGCCCCGGCAGAGGTCGAGGGTGCATTCACCGAGGGCCTCGGGTTCGACGGCTCCGCGATCGAGGGTCTTTCGCGCTCGTACGAGTCGGATCTGCTCGCGCATCCCGACCCCACGACGTTCCAGATCCTCCCGTGGCGCGGCGAGATCGACCCCACGGCGCGGATGTTCTGCGACATCACGACGCCCGATGGGCAGCCCGCCGTGGCCGACCCGCGTCACGTGCTCAAGCGCACGCTGGCCAAGGCCGCCGATGCCGGGTTCACGTTCTACACGCATCCCGAGATCGAGTTCTACCTGCTGAAGTCCTCGCAGTACGGACCCGATGGTCCCGAGCCGGTGGACTCCGCGGGGTACTTCGACAACGTCCCCGGCGGCACGGCGCACGACTTCCGTCGCCGGTCGGTGCGGATGCTGGAAGACCTGGGCATCTCCGTCGAGTTCAGCCACCACGAGGGCGGCCCCGGTCAGAACGAGATCGACCTCCGCTACGCCGATGCGCTGGCCACGGCCGACAACATCATGACGTTCCGCACGGTGATCAAAGAGGTCGCGATCGAGCAGGGCGTCTACGCGACGTTCATGCCGAAGCCCCTCGGCGGCAAGCCGGGCAGCGGCATGCACACGCACATGTCGCTGTTCGAGGGCGACGTGAACGCGTTCTACCAGGAGGGCGCGCAGTACCAGCTATCCCAGGTCGGCCGCCAGTTCATCGCCGGCCTGCTGCGCCACGCGAACGAGATCTCGGCCGTCACGAACCAGTTCGTGAACTCGTACAAGCGCCTCTGGGGCGGTGACGAGGCGCCCAGCTTCATCTGCTGGGGTCACAACAACCGCTCGGCGCTGGTGCGCGTGCCGCTGTACAAGCCGAACAAGGGTCAGTCCTCGCGCGTCGAGTACCGTGCGCTCGATTCCGCCGCGAACCCGTACCTCGCGTACGCGCTCATGCTCGCGGCCGGCCTCAAGGGCATCGAAGAGGGCTATGAGCTGCCGCCCGAAGCCGAGGACAACGTCTGGTCGCTGACGGATGCCGAGCGTCGGGCATCGGGCTACGCGCCGCTGCCGGCGAGCCTGGACCACGCGCTGGAGTACATGCAGGAGTCCGAGCTGGTCGCCGAGACGCTGGGCGAGCAGGTCTTCAACTACGTGCTGCTGAACAAGCGCAAGGAATGGCAGGAGTACCGCTCGCAGGTGACGCCCTTCGAGCTGAAGAGCAACCTCGAGATGCTCTGA
- the ppgK gene encoding polyphosphate--glucose phosphotransferase produces the protein MASKTAVGIDIGGTGIKGGLVDLDEGKLLSDRIKVATPQGAEPPDVLAAVVKVLAQLGVEDPSVPLGVAFPAIVKSGRTLSAANVSPKWIDFEAEKFFEDGLGRDIHFANDADVAGIAEVRYGAARGKDGLTILTTLGTGIGSALLYNGVLIPNSELGHVQRAKHGKDAEAYAAYSAMERDELSWAEWSARLQWYYSHIEFLFSPDLFIVGGGVSKHADEFLPLLDLKTPIVPAVHRNNAGIIGAAALALG, from the coding sequence ATGGCATCCAAGACTGCGGTCGGTATTGACATTGGTGGCACGGGAATCAAGGGCGGCCTCGTCGACCTCGACGAAGGAAAGCTGCTCAGCGACCGCATCAAAGTCGCCACGCCGCAGGGCGCAGAACCGCCGGACGTCCTGGCCGCCGTCGTGAAGGTGCTCGCCCAGCTCGGCGTGGAAGACCCGTCCGTCCCGCTCGGTGTCGCGTTCCCCGCGATCGTCAAGAGCGGTCGGACGCTGTCCGCCGCGAACGTCTCCCCCAAATGGATCGACTTCGAGGCGGAGAAATTCTTCGAGGACGGCCTCGGTCGCGACATCCACTTCGCGAACGACGCGGACGTCGCGGGCATCGCCGAGGTGCGCTACGGCGCCGCGCGCGGCAAGGACGGCCTCACGATCCTCACGACGCTCGGCACGGGCATCGGCTCCGCACTGCTCTACAACGGCGTGCTGATCCCCAACTCCGAACTCGGTCACGTCCAGCGCGCGAAGCACGGGAAGGATGCCGAGGCCTACGCCGCGTACTCCGCCATGGAGCGCGACGAGCTGTCGTGGGCCGAGTGGAGCGCCCGGCTGCAGTGGTACTACAGCCACATCGAGTTCCTCTTCAGCCCCGACCTGTTCATCGTCGGCGGCGGCGTCTCCAAGCACGCCGACGAGTTCCTGCCGCTGCTGGACCTCAAGACGCCGATCGTCCCGGCCGTGCACCGCAACAACGCCGGCATCATCGGCGCCGCCGCGCTCGCCCTGGGCTGA
- a CDS encoding zinc ribbon domain-containing protein — protein sequence MNASPADQRRLLEVAELDARIRQAEHARKNPPQAARIQELVGRRNELSHELSGRLGARDDLRAELARIESDVAVVDARSARDADRLAHTSNSKEAQGLESEIASLARRKSDLEDGELELMERLEQADASVAAQEALISETNAEGSTLSAEAKRVIAEATAAFDGATRDRAAIADKIAPELVALYDRLAARGVGAGLLTRGTCGGCNMVLSGTDMQKIRQSAADAVLNCPECGGILVRTEESGL from the coding sequence GTGAATGCCAGCCCTGCCGACCAGCGCCGACTGCTCGAAGTCGCCGAACTCGACGCCCGTATCCGACAGGCCGAACACGCGAGGAAGAACCCGCCGCAGGCGGCTCGCATCCAGGAGCTGGTGGGGCGCCGCAACGAGCTGTCGCACGAGCTGTCTGGCCGTCTCGGTGCGCGTGATGATCTCCGTGCCGAACTGGCCCGCATCGAATCCGACGTCGCCGTCGTGGATGCACGCAGCGCCCGCGATGCCGACCGCCTCGCGCACACGAGCAACTCCAAGGAGGCCCAGGGCCTCGAGAGCGAGATCGCGTCGCTCGCCCGCCGCAAGAGCGACCTCGAAGACGGCGAGCTCGAACTCATGGAACGTCTCGAGCAGGCCGATGCGTCGGTCGCTGCGCAGGAGGCTCTGATCTCGGAGACGAACGCCGAGGGCTCCACCCTCAGTGCCGAGGCCAAGCGGGTCATCGCCGAGGCCACCGCCGCCTTCGACGGTGCGACGCGCGACCGGGCTGCGATTGCGGACAAGATCGCTCCCGAACTCGTCGCCCTCTACGACCGCCTTGCGGCGCGCGGGGTCGGCGCCGGGCTGCTGACGCGCGGCACTTGCGGGGGCTGCAACATGGTGCTCTCCGGCACCGACATGCAGAAGATCCGGCAGTCGGCGGCTGACGCGGTCCTGAACTGCCCCGAGTGCGGCGGCATCCTCGTGCGTACCGAGGAGTCCGGGCTGTGA
- a CDS encoding bifunctional [glutamine synthetase] adenylyltransferase/[glutamine synthetase]-adenylyl-L-tyrosine phosphorylase yields MTARSRSHSLTELARRGFSRLTEADELLTELAGLIGIDRAQMIADAATAADPDGALGALVRVARRDPVPLQQIYGDESGRRALWAILGASHGFGDFYLRHPSEVTELIGAGSELPSADELQASMLDAVGAHDGFASDGGETAWVALRVRYRRLLARIAAYDLLSPVPVDAMPAVASRLADAAGAALEASLCVARTRISGGAAGVGLFPREQVAATRLAIIGMGKTGARELNYVSDVDVIFVGGVTDAAAEELADSRAIDIATRLAVQTMRGISGVEIEPPLWEVDANLRPEGKQGALVRTLDSHLSYYDRWAKGWEFQALLKARPIAGDAELGDEYVRAVQPKVWTSAARENFVDNVQRMRERVTEHIPAVDVPYQLKLGPGGIRDIEFTVQLLQLVHGLSDDLIRQRGTLEALDALVAEGYIGRTDASAFARDYRVLRLLEHRLQLRGLSRTHLMPARPEDQRVLARSSGLADTAEGIWALWESVKREVRDIHVRLFYRPLLSAVAALSTEERALSTEQAHDRLAAIGFADPAGALRHIAALTTGLSRKATIQRHLMPVMIRWFADGADPDYGLIAFRRISERLGDTPWFLRMLRDSSAAAESLTKVLSGSRYVGELMEWIPESVAWLDAPELLKPRTGVALQSEARAIQTRHVTTDVAMASVRALRRRELLRTAMAATLGDLTIEGVAEALTTITDVTIQATLRAVRREVVPPEDDALDFSVIAMGRFGGRELGFGSDADVMYVYQANGVEPQRAHELALQLVAALRRRSEDHRLPLDLDADLRPEGRNGPLARSLEAYAEYYRRWSLTWEAQALLRARGVAGSVKLLGKFMELADEVRYPASVEPQSIREIKRIKARVENERLPQGVDPARHLKLGPGSLSDVEWLVQVLQLQHAHRLHGLRTTSTLGALKVAEEAGLVPESAASRLSAAWLLASRLRSANTLLSGQTSDVLPVDRKRLDGIGRLLEYPPRSATQVEEDYLGTTRRARRVFEKLFYG; encoded by the coding sequence ATGACCGCACGCTCCCGCTCCCATAGCCTGACCGAGCTCGCGCGCCGCGGCTTCAGCCGTCTGACCGAGGCCGACGAGCTGCTCACCGAGCTCGCCGGCCTGATCGGGATCGATCGCGCGCAGATGATCGCGGATGCCGCGACCGCGGCCGATCCGGATGGCGCGCTCGGCGCGCTCGTCCGTGTCGCCCGGCGCGATCCCGTCCCGCTGCAGCAGATCTACGGCGACGAGAGCGGTCGACGTGCCCTGTGGGCCATCCTCGGCGCCTCTCACGGCTTCGGAGACTTCTACCTGCGGCATCCGTCCGAGGTCACCGAGCTGATCGGCGCCGGCAGCGAGCTTCCGTCGGCGGACGAGCTGCAGGCGTCGATGCTCGACGCCGTCGGCGCGCACGACGGGTTCGCGTCCGACGGGGGAGAGACGGCGTGGGTCGCGCTGCGCGTGCGTTACCGACGGCTGCTGGCCCGTATCGCCGCCTACGATCTCCTCAGCCCCGTGCCGGTCGATGCCATGCCGGCGGTGGCCAGTCGGCTGGCGGATGCCGCCGGCGCCGCGCTCGAGGCATCCCTCTGCGTCGCCCGAACCCGGATCTCCGGCGGGGCAGCCGGTGTGGGACTGTTCCCGCGCGAGCAGGTCGCGGCGACGCGACTCGCGATCATCGGCATGGGCAAGACCGGTGCCCGCGAACTGAACTACGTCAGCGACGTCGACGTCATCTTCGTGGGCGGAGTGACGGATGCCGCAGCCGAGGAGCTCGCCGACAGCCGAGCGATCGACATCGCCACTCGGCTCGCCGTGCAGACGATGCGCGGCATCTCCGGGGTGGAGATCGAGCCGCCGCTGTGGGAGGTGGATGCGAACCTGCGCCCGGAGGGCAAGCAGGGCGCACTGGTGCGCACCCTCGACTCGCATCTGTCGTACTACGACCGGTGGGCGAAGGGCTGGGAGTTCCAGGCTCTGCTGAAGGCGCGCCCGATCGCCGGTGACGCGGAGCTGGGCGACGAGTACGTGCGGGCCGTGCAGCCGAAGGTCTGGACGAGCGCGGCGCGCGAGAACTTCGTCGACAACGTGCAGCGCATGCGCGAGCGCGTCACCGAGCACATCCCTGCCGTGGACGTGCCGTACCAGCTCAAGCTCGGTCCGGGCGGCATCCGCGACATCGAGTTCACCGTCCAGTTGCTGCAGCTCGTGCATGGCCTGTCGGACGACCTCATCCGCCAGCGCGGCACCCTGGAGGCCCTGGACGCCCTCGTGGCGGAGGGCTACATCGGACGGACGGATGCTTCGGCCTTCGCCCGCGACTACCGCGTGCTGCGCCTGCTCGAGCATCGCCTGCAGCTGCGCGGCCTGTCGCGGACGCACCTCATGCCGGCCAGGCCGGAGGATCAGCGCGTCCTGGCGCGCTCGTCCGGTCTCGCGGACACCGCCGAGGGGATCTGGGCGCTGTGGGAGTCGGTCAAGCGCGAGGTGCGCGACATCCACGTGCGGCTGTTCTACCGCCCGCTCCTCTCGGCGGTGGCCGCCCTCTCGACCGAGGAGCGCGCGCTCTCGACCGAGCAGGCGCACGACCGTCTCGCCGCGATCGGCTTCGCGGACCCGGCGGGCGCGCTGCGGCATATCGCCGCACTCACCACGGGACTCAGCCGCAAGGCCACGATCCAGCGTCACCTCATGCCCGTCATGATCCGCTGGTTCGCCGACGGCGCCGACCCCGACTACGGCCTGATCGCGTTCCGCCGCATCAGCGAGCGACTGGGGGACACCCCCTGGTTCCTGCGGATGCTGCGCGATTCGTCCGCGGCGGCGGAGAGCCTCACGAAGGTGCTCTCGGGCTCGCGCTATGTCGGCGAGCTGATGGAGTGGATCCCGGAGTCGGTCGCCTGGCTCGATGCCCCGGAGCTGCTGAAGCCGCGCACCGGCGTCGCGCTGCAGTCCGAAGCGCGCGCCATCCAGACCCGTCACGTCACCACCGACGTCGCGATGGCCTCTGTCCGGGCTCTGCGGCGCCGTGAGCTGCTGCGGACGGCGATGGCGGCCACACTGGGCGACCTCACGATCGAGGGCGTTGCAGAGGCGCTCACGACCATCACGGATGTCACGATCCAGGCCACGCTACGCGCCGTGCGGCGGGAGGTCGTTCCGCCGGAGGACGACGCACTCGATTTCTCCGTCATCGCGATGGGACGCTTCGGCGGCCGCGAGCTGGGTTTCGGCTCGGACGCCGACGTCATGTACGTGTACCAGGCGAACGGCGTCGAACCGCAGCGGGCGCACGAACTGGCGCTGCAGCTGGTGGCCGCGCTGCGGCGGCGGTCCGAGGATCATCGGCTGCCGCTGGACCTCGATGCCGACCTGCGTCCGGAAGGGCGCAACGGCCCGCTGGCACGGTCGCTGGAGGCGTACGCCGAGTACTACCGCCGCTGGTCGCTCACGTGGGAAGCCCAGGCGCTGCTGCGGGCCAGGGGAGTGGCGGGGAGCGTGAAGCTGCTCGGCAAGTTCATGGAGCTCGCAGACGAGGTGCGGTATCCGGCATCCGTCGAACCGCAGAGCATCCGCGAGATCAAGCGCATCAAGGCCCGTGTGGAGAACGAGCGCCTGCCGCAGGGGGTGGACCCGGCGCGGCACCTCAAGCTCGGCCCCGGGTCGCTGAGCGACGTCGAGTGGCTCGTGCAGGTGCTGCAGCTGCAGCACGCGCATCGACTCCACGGCTTGCGCACGACCTCGACGCTCGGCGCGCTGAAGGTCGCCGAGGAGGCCGGGCTGGTTCCGGAGAGCGCTGCATCCCGGCTGTCGGCCGCGTGGCTGCTGGCGAGCCGCCTGCGCTCCGCGAACACGCTGCTGTCCGGCCAGACCAGTGACGTGCTCCCGGTCGACCGCAAACGTCTGGACGGGATCGGCCGCCTGCTCGAGTACCCGCCCCGCTCGGCCACCCAGGTCGAGGAGGACTACCTCGGCACGACCCGTCGTGCCCGTCGCGTGTTCGAGAAGCTCTTCTACGGCTGA
- a CDS encoding reverse transcriptase-like protein, with protein sequence MTRRLLVEADGGSRGNPGIAAGGAVVVDLETDALLCEVGVYMGIASNNVAEYSGMIAGLEAAFDRDAEASVLVRLDSKLVVEQMSGRWKIKHPDMQVLARKAQALIAGRDVTFEWVPRLSNKRADAAANESMDLRESFRRDLDGGRD encoded by the coding sequence GTGACCCGCCGCCTCCTCGTCGAGGCGGATGGTGGGTCGCGCGGCAACCCGGGCATCGCTGCAGGCGGTGCTGTCGTGGTGGACCTGGAGACCGACGCGCTGCTGTGCGAAGTCGGGGTCTATATGGGCATCGCCAGCAACAACGTGGCCGAGTACAGCGGCATGATCGCGGGGCTGGAGGCGGCCTTCGATCGCGATGCCGAGGCATCCGTCCTCGTCCGGCTCGATTCGAAGCTGGTCGTCGAGCAGATGTCGGGGCGGTGGAAGATCAAGCACCCCGACATGCAGGTGCTGGCGCGCAAGGCGCAGGCGCTCATCGCGGGGCGGGACGTCACGTTCGAGTGGGTGCCCCGTCTGTCGAACAAGCGAGCGGATGCCGCGGCCAACGAGTCGATGGATCTGCGCGAGAGCTTCCGGCGAGATCTCGACGGTGGACGCGACTGA
- a CDS encoding bifunctional 3'-5' exonuclease/DNA polymerase translates to MDATDAATWIVLGRAGDHVVTIALDEDAQEIARATLDPAELTDWVAARETSAAPRWAWSDANAWYPQLLDAGVRVARCHDLRLCHAILRDAASVPEAPTLRAATDWDHASLVDAEPAAVPTLFDFADTTRRHPGPPLGIDEALSEFERQRAAVAASTDPARLRLLLAAESAGALIGVELRAAGLPWDAAAHNALLSDTLGPRPVAGATPARMEEVAADVRRALGDPAASLDSQQKLLRSLHRVGILVESTGKWELAEQQHPVIEPLLEYKRLARLYTANGWTWLDEWVRDGRFRPTYVPAGVVTGRWASSGGGALQLPRQLRQAVRADPGWTLVVADVAQLEPRVLAAMASDTRLADAARGRDLYAGVVDSGAVGTRAEAKIALLGAMYGATTGDSGRLLPRLRSTFPRAMALVDEAARIGDDGGIVSTWLGRTSPPPSVEWRAVQSQASDVDASGADEARARRSAKERGRFTRNFVVQGTAAEWALAWLADLRGRLAAMPPVAESAGAPRSGPVFATRPHLALFLHDEVIIHTPLALAEQVAEAAREAAASASRLLFGGFPIDFPLDLRIAETADKG, encoded by the coding sequence GTGGACGCGACTGACGCGGCGACCTGGATCGTCCTGGGCCGGGCGGGCGACCATGTCGTCACGATCGCGCTCGACGAGGATGCGCAGGAGATCGCGCGCGCCACGCTCGATCCGGCGGAACTGACCGACTGGGTCGCCGCACGCGAGACGTCCGCCGCACCTCGGTGGGCGTGGAGCGATGCGAACGCCTGGTATCCGCAGCTGCTCGACGCAGGAGTGCGCGTCGCACGCTGCCATGATCTGCGCCTGTGCCACGCGATCCTGCGGGATGCCGCATCCGTCCCGGAAGCCCCGACGCTGCGGGCAGCCACCGATTGGGACCACGCCTCGCTCGTCGATGCCGAACCCGCTGCGGTCCCGACGCTGTTCGATTTCGCCGACACCACCCGGCGCCACCCGGGCCCGCCGTTGGGTATCGATGAGGCGCTGAGCGAGTTCGAGCGCCAGCGCGCCGCGGTGGCCGCCTCGACGGATCCCGCGCGGCTCCGACTCCTCCTGGCGGCGGAATCCGCCGGCGCGCTCATCGGCGTCGAACTGCGTGCCGCCGGCCTGCCGTGGGATGCGGCGGCCCACAACGCGCTGCTCTCCGACACGCTCGGACCTCGCCCGGTTGCGGGGGCGACGCCTGCGCGCATGGAGGAGGTCGCCGCCGACGTCCGCCGCGCGCTGGGTGATCCAGCCGCGAGCCTCGACTCGCAGCAGAAGCTCCTGCGCTCCCTGCACCGGGTCGGGATCCTGGTCGAGTCAACCGGCAAGTGGGAACTGGCCGAGCAGCAGCATCCGGTCATCGAGCCGCTCCTCGAATACAAGCGGCTGGCCCGGCTGTACACGGCGAACGGATGGACGTGGCTGGATGAGTGGGTCCGCGACGGTCGGTTCCGACCCACGTATGTCCCGGCCGGTGTCGTCACCGGAAGGTGGGCGTCGTCCGGCGGGGGAGCGCTGCAGCTTCCGCGGCAGCTGCGGCAGGCCGTCCGGGCCGATCCGGGCTGGACGCTCGTGGTCGCCGACGTCGCCCAACTGGAGCCGCGGGTGCTGGCGGCGATGGCCAGCGATACCCGGCTCGCGGATGCCGCACGCGGCCGCGACCTGTATGCCGGTGTCGTCGACAGCGGTGCGGTCGGCACCCGCGCCGAGGCCAAGATCGCGTTGCTCGGGGCGATGTACGGCGCGACCACGGGGGACAGCGGGCGTCTGCTGCCGCGCCTGCGCAGCACGTTCCCGCGCGCGATGGCCCTGGTCGACGAGGCCGCCCGGATCGGCGACGACGGCGGGATCGTCTCGACCTGGCTCGGCCGCACCTCGCCGCCGCCCTCCGTCGAGTGGCGTGCGGTGCAGAGTCAGGCCAGCGACGTGGACGCATCAGGAGCTGATGAGGCCCGCGCCCGCCGCAGCGCGAAGGAGCGTGGCCGGTTCACGCGCAACTTCGTGGTCCAGGGGACCGCAGCGGAGTGGGCGCTCGCCTGGCTCGCCGATCTGCGCGGACGGCTCGCCGCGATGCCGCCCGTCGCGGAGTCCGCCGGCGCCCCGAGATCCGGTCCGGTGTTCGCGACCCGACCGCATCTGGCGCTGTTCCTGCACGACGAGGTCATCATCCACACGCCGCTGGCGCTGGCCGAGCAGGTGGCGGAGGCCGCACGGGAAGCCGCGGCATCCGCTTCTCGACTGCTGTTCGGCGGATTCCCGATCGACTTCCCCCTCGACCTGCGCATCGCCGAGACCGCCGACAAGGGCTGA